The region TTGCAGGCCGCAGGTGGCCATTTCAGTGCGTATGCCAGCAAACAAGTACTCAAGGCTATATCCGGAACCAGGACATCTAAACAAGTACAGAACGGTCATAGGTGGATTAGAGTTGGACACCGAAACGTTTTGCCGCCCAAAAGAGCAGGGCCACGAAAACAGCGCTGTTGGCCAGACTGCCCCAGGTAGACAGCAGGTCGGTTTCCATGGTTAGACAGCCGATGTACAGCATAGGTAACCAAAGAATAACAGATGGTATGCGCCCGGCCAGAGACAGCCCATACTGAAACCCGCTTCGCAGCAAGAAACCGTAGAACCACGCAAACAACACCCCGCCAAAGCCAAAATTGACATACCCCTCCCCCAACGGCGATAGATTGATGCTGGTATTCTCGGACTGCGATAGGGTTGTGAACCGACGAATATTCTCATACCCACCCGTTTGCGGCTTACCCGGCCAGAGAAACCGGGGAATGAAGGGATACAAGAGTGACATCAGTACATCGCCCTGCGCATAGGATTCGTGCAAGGGCACTTTAGCCATTGCACTCCCTACCATAATGCCTTGATTGAACCGGACAATCGATAGAAAAGCATGATCAGCGTTCAGCACTTTCGCCGGATTAGCAAGGCGGTCGGTGAGCAGTTCGACCATCAGGCGGGCATCCCCACGGCGTTCGGTTCGCTGCTGGCCCCAGGTATTGTACCGATACTCGCCCTTAATCGACTGGATAAGCAACAAAAGCAGGAAAGCCACCATTACACTCACGCTTTTCAGCCGGGTTGTCAACAGGTCGGGAATACCCGGCGAAACGAAAACGACCGCCAGTATACCCCACAGAAACAAATCGCCAAACATACCCGACCAGACCGTGTAGGCCAGCAACGCAACAACGACAAGGCCGATGTGTATCAGGCGATACGTACGTTGAGAATACCACGCATAAAAGGCGCTGACGAACAGGCAATTGGCGGGCAATAAACCAACCAGAGTCGGCGCATCCGGCACTACCGTCCGAACGGTAAACCCGGCTAAACCAATGAATAGCAACACCGTACCACTTGTCTGGTTTTGTCGGAGATAAGTAGCAACAGCCTGAAAATACCGTCTGTGTGAATCTGCCGTTTTCCCTGTGCT is a window of Spirosoma linguale DSM 74 DNA encoding:
- a CDS encoding hypothetical protein (KEGG: pub:SAR11_0548 unknown membrane protein), which gives rise to MKRVLPAFLLFMGIYQGAGFTVYEALAVALSAYAFQQCISRLGRTIALMECISFVAAVELLLVPAITYRVFPASMPVESTTYFAFMLPAYSAFYAGIHGFSTGKTADSHRRYFQAVATYLRQNQTSGTVLLFIGLAGFTVRTVVPDAPTLVGLLPANCLFVSAFYAWYSQRTYRLIHIGLVVVALLAYTVWSGMFGDLFLWGILAVVFVSPGIPDLLTTRLKSVSVMVAFLLLLLIQSIKGEYRYNTWGQQRTERRGDARLMVELLTDRLANPAKVLNADHAFLSIVRFNQGIMVGSAMAKVPLHESYAQGDVLMSLLYPFIPRFLWPGKPQTGGYENIRRFTTLSQSENTSINLSPLGEGYVNFGFGGVLFAWFYGFLLRSGFQYGLSLAGRIPSVILWLPMLYIGCLTMETDLLSTWGSLANSAVFVALLFWAAKRFGVQL